DNA from Babylonia areolata isolate BAREFJ2019XMU chromosome 35, ASM4173473v1, whole genome shotgun sequence:
TATTGTATTAGATTCAgaataacaggtgtgtgtgtgtgtgtgtgtgtgtgtgtgtgtgtgtgtgtgtgtgtgtgtgagcacagccTAGACCTCAACCATAAGCATGGACCCACCAAGTAGCCTGCAGCTGCACAGAGGCCCAGTTGCAAGGCAGACTATTATTAGTGCGATGCTTGTGTGGATGATGATGCTTTTGGCACACAGTGCTGTGGTGCCCTTGGCATCGGCTGTTGCTCTCCTTCCACATGGAAGCTGTGTGAACACAGTGTACACAGTCTGTGTAACTGCCTTGTTTTTGAGTAGGGTGCAGCCTACATGGTTTGGAGGGGATAGTCCATTCTCTTTCCCTTTACAACTCTGGAGATAACATGTGTAGGTGTAAGAGCTGGGGGTCTGGGGGCGGAAGTGCCGGCATTAGTGGAATCAGTGTTTCTGTATAcatgacatgtatacatgtgtgagtttgccagtcagtcagtctgagtgtgtctgtctcttgttatctgtctctcttttcttctttctgtctgtctcaaagaCTACAGCcaagtctgtctcagtgtctgtcttgtttctgatCGCTGTGCAGTCCTGTGTTGGTTAGGAGGGGGCAGTTCATTCTTTTTCCCATTACAATTCTGCAGATGAAATGTGTGGGCATGAAGGaacttttttaaattaaaaaaaaaaaaaatgtttaacttaaaagggtgtgtgtggggattggGGTCATTAGTGTGTGGAATCACATCACTGTTTCTTATACATGTGTGTTAATTTTGTCAGTAACTGAGTAAGTCTGagtatctttctttccttttctctctctgtgtctccttctctatctctttatgcTTCTTTGTGTTTTCCGTAtgtgtgcaggcatgcatgtgcgtttgtgtgttgcaGCTGCAAGTGCACATGCATGCAACATGTattctttattctatttttgtaTGTGTTCCAGTCAGGTATTTTTTCAGTGATCCCTTTCCCCAACCTTCACTGGATATTGAATAGTGGGTAGGTTGCTAGTACTATTTCTAGTCTTAGGTAGAGATGAATAAACGTGATCCAgtgtacagtatatatatatatgtagagataCCTGGTGGGTTTATATAAAGTTAAGAAACCCCTCAGAAACAAAGGCAGTGTTCCAAGATTCTAGAGTAAAGTGTCTTTTACAAATAAGCAGATGTGGAAAGACGTTAAGTGTTAAGGGGCTTCATGGAGAATGCATTGGTACAAATAAATATACAGACTGACACACTCGGACAAAAAGCAAGGTGCTTGTGCATGGATGCACGTGTGAATGCTCACACATTGCATCCATGTATTGCATTAGAGTTTTTGtgtgcatacactcacatgctGGCAGCCacataatgtgtatgtatgtatgtatgtatgtgtgtatatatatatatatatatatatatatatatatatatacacatacacacacacacacacacacacacacacatacatatgtgtgtgtgtgtgtacacatgtgcacactagtgcgtgcatacacacagacacagacacacacacgcacacgcacacacacacacacacacacacacaataccctaacagaatgtctacaatcaccaatgGTATGTGTGGCAGACATGGTcgttaccctctctctctttctctctctcccccccccccacacacacacacagattgagataCCCCAGTTGTGCATCAGGTCatatagattctctctctctctctctatatatatatataaggatggATGCATGAAGAAACCATCCCACCTTGCAGCAACAGTTTATTTAATTTGGAAATGGCCGGAGTGTTCAGCTGATTCATTCCTTGACTGGAGAGAGGATGGGCTGCCAAAGTGTCCCTCCTACTGAGATTAGTGAGAAGACTCATAAAAGATTCTAGAGAGCTTCCATGCCAAAGTATCCCTCCTACTGAGATTAGTGAGAAGACTCATGAAAGATTCCAGAGAGCTTCCATGCCAAAGTACCCCTTCTACTGAGAAGACACAAAGATTCAAATAGCTTCCATGTCAAAGCATCCATCATACGgagaagatatatatacatgtaaatatTCCAGAGAGCTTCCTTGCCAAAGTATCCCTCCTGCtgagaagatacacacacacacacacacacacacacacacacacacacacacacacacaccgatttcaAAGATGGTCCctgcactcacccaccccctgctACCTCCTTCCCAGCTCAAGATGATATCAATGGTGAAGAGCCCAGGTAGCTTCCAAGCACTCACTTCCACCCATCTCCTCATCCCCCACCAGTACACCCCatctatctccttccctcccatctTCATCCTTACAAGTTTACATCTCTTCTTCCATACTTACATCTCCAACTAACATCTTTATCCATACTGAAACCTTGAGTCAAAAAATATTTGCTCCACACACTGAGCTccctctcaccaccacaccccatccatctccttcctctccatctTCATCAATAGTTTGCAGGTGGAGTCATAACATTtgcacccatttttttgtacggAAAACCCCTGTGGGTTATAAACAGGAAGACTGTGCTTTGCCAATTTCTGTCTTCGGCAGGTGTGGTGAAAATGATTGTCAGCTGATGTCAGTGGAGTGGGCATCATTTCTGTTTTGAGAGTAGTTGGTGTACActgtgtggaatggggtggggaaggtgcaTTTGTGTTGTACTTCAAGGTGTGTGGaccagtttttttttggttttttttgtaaagagTGACAAAATTGTTTGAAATTATATGTTGTTCTCTGTAGTTATTATATAAAATACTTAGTGAAAATAAATGTTATGAAATATattattagttttgttttttacaagaaaaatgtgttaaaaacaaaacttgaAAAAATACTGTCTTGCTTTATGTTGTaataaaaaaagtaagaaaaaaatgtAAGTAACTTAATAGGTAttctatacatacataatacatacatatgtcCATTTATTGTATTCAGTGTATTGTGTCAGATTTATTATTATGAGAGACGGATGTAATTAAAAAGAATTGTGTATGAAATATTTTTCTCTTCAGAATTaattaaaaatctttttttttttatggacacTTAATATTAACAGAGCGAGTTTTGTGTCATGAATGATGAAATGAATATGCTTTGACTGATTTATTGAAATAAGCAACAATAAAGCTAGTGGTGAACAGaatacagcactgtacagcacacctGGCGTTGTACATGCGATGGATTCATTTTTATTTGGATCAAAGTCCATGGAATGCAAGTATGCCACTAgacagattgatatatatatatatatatcagatactGCTTGAACAGTAAAGTAGGTGGTCAATATAAAAGATGAAAATTAAATAGCAGTTGCAGTATTATGTGGGTTTTTACATGGATGTGTGCTTAAGTTATAAAAATATATGATTGTAATTTTGATATAATACGCATCGCAGATTATTATTagcagcttttcttcttcttttttctttttttaagtatgcATGTATCCACTGACAAAATGAGAATGTCAGCACTGCACTGCAATCATTGCAAGTGGTTTGATGATTGTAATGTTCAAGGATTGGCTtggattatttttttcttcttttttgtcagaTAAACAATGATCTTCTTTATTTAACACTTAATTACTTAATATGTACTATGTAGTGTGTTTCTTTGTGGCTTTGATTCCTTTTGgcatgtttcttgttttgttgcatgatctttgtttttctgtgttgcttACATAATACTTATACAGGGGTACAGGGGGAGTTAGTGTTATATTCAATCATCTGAGCAAAAATGTTAAACAAAAAACACTAATGCAccaaataatgagagagagagagtggcttgTGATGGGTAGACCAGTGGACCTGACAAGGGTGGCACTGACTGTGCAGAGAAACGAAGCCATGAGTGCTGTACTGGGCAAGAAGGCGGACGACATCCCGGACATCGACCTTGACAACCTCGATGACCTTCTGCAGGCCTTATCCGCAGAGGAGTTGGAAGAACTGAATGGCGACTTTGACCCAGACGTGAGTACATGGAGTCAGATCAGATTCAGCATGATGATGCTCAGTTCAACACTAGATGTGGATTACTTGACTGGCATGTTTTCACtgctttttgacttacttgtgtaaacaaagtgaatcgtgaatctatgttttaacccggtggttggttgtgtgcgtctgtgtctgtgtgtctgtggtagactttaacattgccattttctctggaaatacttttgtctgccaataccaaaattggctaaaacatagtatgaaaaaaaatcttcacagtcattccaataacaggttgtaagtctcctgaattaagctgtatttccgaatcattaacggtatATTTcattgagatgtgttccgaaattcgaaaattctaaaaaccacttTCCACTAAGTTTGGccaactagaaggtaggttgttttcgaagacgacatgacctcgtgtttcttgttcacaattaaatggaaagaaacacaaattctggacagaacacgtacagtgatactaactacaccatcgacgtgtttactgcatatgaatattcattattctaaagtggacactgaattaactggaatgaacataaaagaaaaattgaatcagtcATGtgtttcagcccgttgtagactggtttatGCAGATCTAGATATCTGCTATGTGTTGCGATGttcttgaaggagatggcaacatctccttaacaattgaaataaaagaataatctagatataataaaacacacaaaaaccatgatttaaacggcgttattatgtccactacaatcacatctatttaccgaacgaagaagaaaacgtcaacattgctttcagTTTTGAATTTATTCATTGgacgtcagatgtgccgcagccttggggattagtctgctcgCATCAGAACTGATAATGCGTGGTTAGATACCActcacattccttttttttttcttttttaaaaaaatttttctctcaagcttatcttatatatcatattttaatttgatacagagcacttttcaacgatttttaaaattttttttttctctcttcatgattcctttactggataaagtgcgaagcacaagtgagtcttgaaggctttgcctcttgttctttTGTGATTTGTTCCTGCATTTCATTTACATGTGACCCTGACAAATTGATCCCATGAGGAAGGAATGAGactaagaaatccactctgataggtacacaaatatatactcaaggtctgactaagtgtgtttgattatgctgctggccaggcatctgcatagcagaagtggtgtagtatatatatatgtaatgtgtgATGAATTTGTCTGAAGGTAGTGACACTTCCTTGGTGAACTGAGCTGTCCATTAGCTAGCACTCCGGTAAAGATATGAACCCAAGGACAGGGGTACTATGTCTTCTCTGTCTGGGTTCCAGAACTCTCTCCTGCCCCCGTCTCAGCGGTGCCGGAACCAGACAGAGAAGGATCCCACTGGTCCCTTCAACCGCCAGAAACTGCTGGATTTCCTGGAGAAGAAAGCCAAGACAGAAAAGGACTGGGATCAGAACAAACCTTATGTCAAGGAACAGAAAGGtatttgtgcaagtgtgtgtgtttagtgtttgtgtttagtgtgtgtgtgtgagtgtgtgtgcttgtacataaATTTATTAGTGTATACGTATGAATGCGCGTACacttgtgtgtacacatacacatatttctgtgtatgactgtgtaaGCATGCACATatttttatgtgtgagtgtgtgtgtgtgtgtttgaattactCTTCACCAAATTAGCTATTTGAACCTTAAAGACATTCTGTATATTTTAACAGAGCATCTCACCAGAAACACCTGTGTTTTTAACACTGTCAGCACCTGTGACGTGTGGATGTGATTACAGGGAAAAAGTTTGTGCCAAAGGACCAGGAGAAGACTGTAgtgaacgatgatgatgaggatgtggAGACAGAGTGGGACGAAATCCTCACAGCTGCTTCCGAAGAAGAACTTGTCGATTTGGCCGGTAAGGCATggtttttgtgaatgtgtgtgtgtgtgtgcacgcacgagtGTGCATGGATATATTTTGAAGGGGAgcttatgaagtgtgtgtgtgtgtacatgtgtgagtgtgcacgcacgAGTGTGCATGGATATGTTTTGAAGGGGAGCTTATGAAGTGGGcgtgtgggagtggtggggagtatgagtgtgtgaatttggagtgtatttgaatgttgaTGTGAATGTTTGATAGTTATAATTGTGATCATCACTACCCACGCCATCATCATCTTATCTTCATCTCttcctccattttcttctttttcattcaattcctgtttttttcttttataggattttcttttgttctcttttttttgtttttgtttttttttttgtttgtttattgtttctaTAATGTTCTCATGTTGAAAACAACTTTGTGTACATAATTCCAAAAGTGACTGGATACTTCTTAGTCAGATGCAAACTATGCAAGAACATgggcacacacatcacatacacacatacacagatacagacaaacacagacacagacacacacacacacacacacacacacacagatttcagaATGTAGCATTTTGATGTTGATGCCCAGGCAAAAACTAcatgttttttccttcttcttcttcagccgtGTTGGGTTTCCACAGCATGCTGACCCAGACACAGTTCTACGCCTCGCTGAGGGATGAGAAAATCCATGAAGGTGGCTTCACAGGTCAGTGGTGATAACCAGTTTCCCTGCTAGCTCCGCCACAAAGTgtttattgtcgtcagtaggtaGTTTTGCAGGCAGCGCTCTTAGTACTTTGAAtcggcaccactgaacaccgcaAAAGTTACTCAGCATCAGtgcagtctcctctggtgtgtggcctcttggtgaCCTTTATAtagatagttccctgtggattgtCAATGCTGGGACCAtgacagacaaacctgggtgGTGCTTTGTATGGGGGACTTGGGTTGAGCAggatgggagtaatgccactggaaatggtgcagatgatggggcattgAAATAAAAATaccagtttgaaaaaaaatggTTTCACTGCTAGACCTTTGAGTGGTGATAATACATTGGATTGTGTAGATGCAGATTCCAGCTTTATCATAGGTAGGGTTGTCTAAATGTTAGGATGAAGAACAGTTGTACATGTGAATGCCCTGCTTGTACATCTGTCAGTGTCTTCACAGGACTGCTAGACCTTTTGAGTGGTAAAAAGCATGTTAATGTCATGGGTAGTGTTGAGACGGAGTCCAGTGATGTCATGGATAGTGCTATCTAAATGGTGGGGTCAATAACGGTAGATTGCTAGTGACCATGGGAGTGTCAATTAGAAGGTAAGGTCATGTTTGAATGTCTCATGTCTTGTAGACCTTTACTGGTGTAatatggagcgtgtgtgtgttttcttgtcagGTTGCTTTGCCCTTTTTCCTTGTTGACATGGATGTAATGATTGATTCATATACTTAAACACAACCATGCATAATGCACACATCTGGTCAGAAGCTCCACTCTTAATtgtacatgcatcacacacacacacagatgcacacacacacagctcagtaATGTCAGTTGCAGTAATCTGGTCAAAACTGTCAAGCAATAGAATTGCAACCCATGTACTCATGTGGTGGGGACCCAATTCATGGCACTGAATGCTAGACCTGTACGAGAAGCATGGATGCATATTGAGAAACTAACTTGTGCCATTCAACAGTTACACAGCAGTCGCTCGTGcatgtgcactgacacacacacatgtatgcaagcatacatgtttacaaacacacacaaacacacacaaacacacacacacacacacacacacacaccactacctgtCGCCTGTATATCATCCAGGTGCTGCCAGAGCACAGGAACTGAAGATGGTTCCAGACGAAGCGCCCAATGCCACAGATGTAGAGGAAAGCATCGAGAAACTGAAGGCCAACGATCCCAAAGTCAAAACCCTCAACCTCAACAACATCAAGGTGAACAGTCCACCACTTGTCAATGCtgttttttaaagatattttttccATTGTGGTATTTTGTTCAGCATATATTATACTGTAAACTGCCTTATAAATGGCCAGTATTTAGTAAATGCCTAATCCCCATTTGGGTTACCTTGGAAATGCatatacccctccccccaaaaaaaagaataaaaatttcATGAAATAATCGTAATTCAGTTTGCtacttgtgattgtgtgtgtgtgtgttttttaataaaGCTGTGCAGATTTAGATCTATAGAAAAACAACATCAGAACATCTCGTGAGATGCTGATGTGTCAttgagaataacaacaacagagaatGTGACATGACATTATTTCTCAGTCATAGGCACCAGGAATACCTATTCATCAGTAGCTTGATGGAAGGGAAACAACCTCTGCTTTGCTATTAACATTTTGGATTGCCTCCTTATATTGTcatttccagttttctttttgtgtgtgtgtcagtcttcatTGCACgttcttaaccctttgagccctgaccaccgctttaccggtggtggggaggggtggcataatgcctggccaccggttgagcggtgcgtaaaaacttgtgtcgtgttttgctattggttgacttatattgaagagccaatcagaaaaaccgtaatattctgatgtcagcgaatgtagtaccaacattaccgcgccttttcactgtgttttgtgcatgtgctttggataaaaaagatcgatttctaccatgaagcgtgcagagtctcaacctgacacgcctcctttgatcaactgattctgcatgctcagattattttcaacatcactgtctgtagcaaaatcatccgattcgaattccacctcactatcagagtaatcattgtcatactctacttccggtaaatcatcaagcatatcaattacttgctgcgttgtgtacagttgttttctcacacgttttgtccctgatttctgccctgatgggccaggttgagactgcatGCTTCAaatgtttacgcaccgctcaaccggtggctgggcattatgtcatttttctctgccaccggtaaagcggtggtcagggcttaAAGGGTTAAATGATTTGAAATTGTCTTGCAAGGGTAGGAGAggatgaagaaataaaaaatataattattttcatcttcttaggggg
Protein-coding regions in this window:
- the LOC143277731 gene encoding tropomodulin-like isoform X1; translated protein: MEPLEGVTPVLTDEKRNEAMSAVLGKKADDIPDIDLDNLDDLLQALSAEELEELNGDFDPDNSLLPPSQRCRNQTEKDPTGPFNRQKLLDFLEKKAKTEKDWDQNKPYVKEQKGKKFVPKDQEKTVVNDDDEDVETEWDEILTAASEEELVDLAAVLGFHSMLTQTQFYASLRDEKIHEGGFTGAARAQELKMVPDEAPNATDVEESIEKLKANDPKVKTLNLNNIKNVSIERLLAVCEALKANTSCVHFHMAGVAANDRVGKKLAEALAENKTLRTVNVESNFLTGEVLVDIIKAINVNQTLLELRVANQKPEVLGNKVEMQITKLILENKTLLRFGIHFEYPDARIRTTERLKQNFDDLRKQRVGKA
- the LOC143277731 gene encoding tropomodulin-like isoform X2, whose amino-acid sequence is MSAVLGKKADDIPDIDLDNLDDLLQALSAEELEELNGDFDPDNSLLPPSQRCRNQTEKDPTGPFNRQKLLDFLEKKAKTEKDWDQNKPYVKEQKGKKFVPKDQEKTVVNDDDEDVETEWDEILTAASEEELVDLAAVLGFHSMLTQTQFYASLRDEKIHEGGFTGAARAQELKMVPDEAPNATDVEESIEKLKANDPKVKTLNLNNIKNVSIERLLAVCEALKANTSCVHFHMAGVAANDRVGKKLAEALAENKTLRTVNVESNFLTGEVLVDIIKAINVNQTLLELRVANQKPEVLGNKVEMQITKLILENKTLLRFGIHFEYPDARIRTTERLKQNFDDLRKQRVGKA